The following are encoded in a window of Bos indicus x Bos taurus breed Angus x Brahman F1 hybrid chromosome 4, Bos_hybrid_MaternalHap_v2.0, whole genome shotgun sequence genomic DNA:
- the NACAD gene encoding NAC-alpha domain-containing protein 1 isoform X9 — protein MPGEAARAELLLPEAGGPGPRTDLSCDAAEATTPKGDRLEHCALTSGPSTLALTFLHGKPGARPPPEGASWDAGPGRAPSAWTVQAEGGPSPGPAEVRPTEGPLPASLEPRIVMGEETCQAAPLPRATMPELRDWEGGHANLNPPPEFCSQGDPPVPFPAPDSDSYFTPPSTPTKTASTLLPGPGPHRDAQDAQAELGDSPPASPTGSYITADGDSWASSPSCSLSLQALAEGLDVPSGWGFSPSGSVVDERELPPAGTPDSSSPESSLSADSSSSWGQEGHFFELDFLANDPMIPAYLLPFQGSLIFQVEAVEVTPLPHEEEEVEEEEQEEEQEVPLPRGDLAGEGEDDSTFASSLQSLSDLSITEGVDEAFAFRDDTSAASSDPDSASYTGADDERLYSGEPHAQPATLLQDSPGEAASWGPELALGVSKGEAGQAAKNQEPISEIMRVGPAAAQVSSAMAPHIPQESLDLTGVSPQAQGEEPGSTMGPVPVAPIMSQPLQEGDTATLGPEPWILKREADLNSLQTLKEDTGQGFAAATSPEPQPEVDPAAFPPFQDAGIPWVQESASETSPEPQLEEEELTASSHLLPLVQGSASEASPEPQSEEDLTASLPLKDEGLPLVQGSASEASPELQSEEEDLTASSTPQDAGLPLVQGSASEASPELQSEEKDLTASSTPQDAGLPLVQGSASEASPESQSEEDLTASSTPQDAGLPLVQGSASEASPESQSEEDLTASSTPQDAGLPLVQESASEVSPEPQSEEDLTASLPLKDESLPLVQGSASEASPEPQSEDLTASLPLKDEGLPLVQGSASEASPEPQSEEDLTASPPLQDTDLPLVQGSVSEASPEPQSEEDLTASPPLQDAGLPLVQGSASDASPESQSEDLRASLHLQDAGLRLVQGSVSEVSPEPQSEEEDLTASPPLQDAGLPLVQGSASEASPDHQSDLKASPPLQDAGLPLVHGPASEASPEPQSEEEELTASLPLQDTGLHLVQGSASKASPELQSEEEVTASSPLQDTGLHLVQGSASKASPEPQSEEEELTASPPLQDTGLPLVHGSASEASPELQSEEVTASPPLQDTGLPLVQGSASDASSEPQSEEEELTASSHLQDAGLPLVQGSVSEASTEPQSEEEELTASLHLQDTGFSLVQGSASDASSEPQSEEEELTASSHLQDAGLPLVHGSASEASPELQSEEVTASPPLQDTGLPLVQGSASDASSEPQSEEELTASPPLQDAGLPLVQGSASKVSPEPQSEEEDLTASPPVKDAGLPLVQGSASDASSEPQSEEEELTASPTLQDAGLPLVQGSASEASSEPHSEEELTASPPLQDAGLPLVQGSASDASSEPQSEEEELTASPPLQDAGLPLVQGSASEASSEPQSEEEELTASPTLQDAGLPLVQGSASEASSEPHSEEELTASPPLQDAGLPFVQGSASEASSEPQSEEELTASPPLQDAGLPLVQGSASEASSEPQSEEEELTASPTLQDAGLPLVQGSASEASSEPHSEEELTASPPLQDAGLPFVQGSASEASSEPQSEEELTASPTLQDAGLPLVQGSASKASPELQSEVTASPPLQVAGLPLVQGSASDASSEPQSEEEELTASSHLQDAGLPLVQGSASEASPESQSEEDLTASSPLKDAGLPLVQGSAFEASPEPHSEEEDLTASPPLQDTGLPLVQGSAFKASPEPHSEEEDLTASPPLQDAGLPFVQGSASEASSEPQSEEELTALPTLQDAGLPLVQGSASKASPEPQSEDLTASPPLQDAGLPFVQGSASETSPEPHSEEELTASPPLQDTGLPLVQGSASEASLEPHSEEELTASSPLQDAGLPLVQGSASEASPEPHSEEEELIAFPPQQDAGLPSSQVSATSASPQALMTDTGCTQKTEPTTTAAHRKGRKTLGLRPAPEERDPDHTGGSDSLALDQIHLGGPDLPADARTPLEGDAGPSKPATEIPDTPKPFTAAQGPPKPDSSGEEVAEGILAPEQEACHDICAHGGDGAESSSPPKVALGVEHQGHEALKPVVHGPGVCPTASLEVGQLGPPSPVEEGRATLGHRLPMAVGSEAGLGSCSQSPSRAVPRLGGHCAKDPAPTSPLPLRQPKPVLGPGKGERAQAALGVLGPSPLQPPESPIGGLPSAPQDRIQGPEPPAPGILMEAVPTPLASPAPCPCRGPREDLVEGAEPLGSPSHPPPRPRAQRAVAASSGITNPPGAGQVSLPPHPTLLSPKAAPKRGTHAKDPASRLSPPRQVPPGSGPRSPAGPRGLPATEQQDDGDSLEEDSPRALGSGQHSDSHGESSAELEEQDLPGPQTAQCPAQAPAGSGSEETVAKAKQSRSEKKARKAMSKLGLRQIQGVTRITIQKSKNILFVIAKPDVFKSPASDTYVVFGEAKIEDLSQQVHRAAAEKFKVPSEPSALVPESAPGPRVRPECEEEEEEEDEEEVDEAGLELRDIELVMAQANVSRAKAVRALRDNQSDIVNAIMELTM, from the exons ATGCCCGGGGAGGCTGCCCGCGCCGAGCTGCTGCTGCCGGAGGCGGGCGGGCCGGGACCCCGCACAG ATCTGTCCTGTGATGCAGCTGAGGCTACCACCCCAAAGGGGGACCGGCTGGAGCACTGTGCCCTGACATCTGGGCCCAGCACCCTGGCTCTCACGTTCCTGCACGGCAAGCCTGGTGCCCGGCCCCCACCTGAGGGAGCCAGCTGGGATGCAGGGCCGGGCCGCGCCCCCTCAGCCTGGACAGTCCAGGCAGAGGGCGGCCCCAGTCCAGGGCCTGCTGAGGTTCGGCCTACTGAAGgtcctctcccagcctccctggaGCCCCGGATTGTCATGGGCGAGGAGACATGCCAGGCAGCCCCATTGCCCAGGGCAACCATGCCGGAGCTCAGGGACTGGGAGGGTGGGCATGCTAATTTGAACCCACCCCCCGAGTTCTGTTCTCAGGGTGACCCTCCTGTGCCTTTCCCCGCCCCAGACTCTGATTCCTACTTCacgcctccctccacccccaccaagaCAGCCTCCACCCTGCTCCCTGGCCCCGGGCCCCACAGGGACGCCCAGGATGCCCAGGCTGAGCTGGGGGACTCGCCGCCAGCCTCGCCCACTGGCTCGTACATCACGGCAGATGGGGACAGCTGGGCCTCATCCCCATCCTGCTCCCTGAGCCTGCAGGCCCTGGCCGAAGGGCTGGATGTGCCCTCTGGCTGGGGCTTTTCTCCATCTGGATCTGTGGTCGATGAGAGGGAGCTGCCCCCTGCCGGGACCCCGGACAGCTCGTCCCCAGAGTCCAGCCTCTCAGCAGACAGCAGCTCTTCCTGGGGCCAGGAGGGCCACTTCTTCGAGCTGGACTTCTTGGCCAACGACCCGATGATCCCTGCTTACCTCCTGCCCTTCCAAGGCAGCCTGATCTTCCAGGTGGAGGCGGTGGAGGTGACACCCCTGCCCCacgaggaggaggaagtggaggaggaggagcaagaAGAGGAGCAGGAGGTCCCCCTCCCCAGAGGGGACCTAGCCGGGGAGGGCGAGGATGATAGCACATTCGCATCCtccctgcagtcactgtccgACCTGTCCATCACTGAGGGCGTGGATGAGGCCTTCGCCTTCCGGGATGACACCTCGGCTGCCTCCTCTGACCCCGACTCGGCATCCTACACGGGGGCGGATGATGAGAGGCTGTACAGTGGAGAGCCCCACGCACAGCCCGCCACACTGCTCCAGGACAGCCCTGGGGAGGCTGCCTCCTGGGGCCCAGAGCTCGCTCTTGGGGTGTCCAAGGGAGAGGCTGGCCAGGCTGCCAAGAATCAGGAACCCATCTCCGAGATAATGAGGGTGGGTCCCGCTGCAGCCCAGGTGTCTTCTGCTATGGCCCCTCACATTCCACAGGAATCTCTGGACCTCACTGGGGTGAGCCCGCAGGCCCAGGGAGAAGAGCCAGGCTCCACCATGGGGCCAGTACCTGTTGCCCCAATCATGTCTCAGCCCCTGCAGGAGGGAGATACTGCTACTTTAGGCCCAGAGCCCTGGATTTTGAAGAGAGAAGCAGACCTCAACTCTCTACAAACCCTGAAGGAAGACACAGGCCAGGGGTTTGCCGCTGCAACCAGCCCTGAACCCCAGCCAGAAGTGGACCCAGCAGCATTCCCACCCTTTCAGGATGCAGGTATCCCCTGGGTCCAGGAATCTGCCTCCGAGACCAGCCCTGAGCCCCAGCTGGAAGAAGAGGAGCTGACAGCATCCTCACACCTGCTCCCCTTGGTCCAGGGATCTGCCTCTGAAGCTAGCCCAGAGCCCCAGTCAGAAGAAGATCTGACAGCATCCTTACCCCTGAAGGATGAAGGTCTCCCCTTGGTCCAGGGATCTGCCTCTGAAGCTAGTCCGGAGCTCCAGTCAGAAGAAGAAGATCTGACAGCATCCTCAACCCCGCAGGATGCAGGTCTCCCTTTGGTCCAGGGATCTGCCTCTGAAGCTAGCCCGGAGCTCCAGTCAGAAGAAAAAGATCTGACAGCATCCTCAACCCCGCAGGATGCAGGTCTCCCCTTG GTCCAGGGATCTGCCTCTGAAGCTAGCCCGGAGTCCCAGTCAGAAGAAGATCTGACAGCATCCTCAACCCCTCAGGATGCAGGTCTCCCCTTGGTCCAGGGATCTGCCTCTGAAGCTAGCCCGGAGTCCCAGTCAGAAGAAGATCTGACAGCATCCTCAACCCCTCAGGATGCAGGTCTCCCCTTGGTCCAGGAATCTGCATCTGAGGTCAGCCCTGAGCCTCAGTCAGAAGAAGATCTAACAGCATCCTTACCCCTGAAAGATGAAAGTCTCCCCTTGGTCCAGGGATCTGCCTCTGAGGCCAGCCCAGAGCCCCAGTCAGAAGATCTGACAGCATCCTTACCCCTGAAGGATGAAGGTCTCCCCTTGGTCCAGGGATCTGCCTCTGAGGCCAGCCCAGAGCCCCAGTCAGAAGAGGATCTGacagcctccccacccctgcaggaCACAGATCTCCCCTTGGTCCAGGGATCTGTCTCTGAGGCCAGCCCTGAGCCCCAGTCAGAAGAAGATCTCacagcctccccacccctgcaggaTGCAGGTCTCCCCTTGGTCCAGGGATCTGCTTCCGATGCCAGCCCTGAGTCCCAGTCAGAAGATCTAAGAGCATCCTTACACCTGCAGGATGCTGGTCTCCGCTTGGTCCAGGGATCTGTCTCTGAGGTCAGCCCTGAGCCCCAATCAGAAGAAGAAGATCTCacagcctccccacccctgcaggaTGCAGGTCTCCCCTTGGTCCAAGGATCTGCTTCTGAGGCCAGCCCTGACCACCAGTCAGATCTGAAAGCATCCCCGCCCCTGCAGGATGCAGGACTTCCCTTGGTCCATGGACCTGCCTCTGAGGCCAGCCCTGAGCCCCAGTCAGAAGAAGAGGAACTGACAGCATCCTTACCCCTGCAGGACACAGGTCTCCACTTGGTCCAGGGATCTGCCTCCAAGGCCAGCCCTGAGCTCCAGTCAGAAGAAGAAGTGACAGCATCCTCACCCCTGCAGGACACAGGTCTCCACTTGGTCCAGGGATCTGCCTCCAAGGCCAGCCCTGAACCCCAGTCAGAAGAAGAGGAGCTGacagcctccccacccctgcaggaCACAGGTCTCCCCTTGGTCCATGGATCTGCCTCTGAGGCCAGCCCTGAGCTCCAGTCAGAAGAAGTGACAGCATCCCCACCCCTGCAGGACACAGGTCTCCCCTTGGTCCAGGGATCTGCCTCCGATGCCAGCTCAGAGCCCCAGTCAGAAGAAGAGGAGCTGACAGCATCTTCGCATCTGCAGGACGCAGGTCTCCCCTTGGTCCAGGGATCTGTTTCTGAGGCCAGCACTGAGCCCCAGTCAGAAGAAGAGGAGCTGACAGCATCCTTGCACCTGCAGGACACAGGTTTCTCCTTGGTCCAGGGATCTGCCTCCGATGCCAGCTCAGAGCCCCAGTCAGAAGAAGAGGAGCTGACAGCATCTTCGCATCTGCAGGACGCAGGTCTCCCCTTGGTCCATGGATCTGCCTCCGAGGCCAGCCCTGAGCTCCAGTCAGAAGAAGTGACAGCATCCCCACCCCTGCAGGACACAGGTCTCCCCTTGGTCCAGGGATCTGCCTCCGATGCCAGCTCAGAGCCCCAGTCAGAAGAGGAGCTGacagcctccccacccctgcaggaCGCAGGACTTCCCTTGGTCCAGGGATCTGCATCTAAGGTCAGCCCTGAGCCCCAGTCAGAAGAAGAAGACCTGACAGCCTCCCCACCCGTGAAGGATGCAGGTCTCCCCTTGGTCCAGGGATCTGCCTCCGATGCCAGCTCAGAGCCCCAGTCAGAAGAAGAGGAGCTGACAGCCTCCCCAACTCTGCAGGACGCAGGTCTCCCCTTGGTCCAGGGATCTGCATCTGAGGCCAGCTCAGAGCCTCACTCAGAAGAAGAGCTGacagcctccccacccctgcaggaTGCAGGTCTCCCCTTGGTCCAGGGATCTGCCTCCGATGCCAGCTCAGAGCCCCAGTCAGAAGAAGAGGAGCTGacagcctccccacccctgcaggaTGCAGGTCTCCCCTTGGTCCAGGGATCTGCCTCCGAGGCCAGCTCAGAGCCCCAGTCAGAAGAAGAGGAGCTGACAGCCTCCCCAACTCTGCAGGACGCAGGTCTCCCCTTGGTCCAGGGATCTGCATCTGAGGCCAGCTCAGAGCCCCACTCAGAAGAGGAGCTGacagcctccccacccctgcaggaCGCAGGTCTCCCCTTCGTCCAGGGATCTGCCTCCGAGGCCAGCTCAGAGCCCCAATCAGAAGAGGAGCTGacagcctccccacccctgcaggaTGCAGGTCTCCCCTTGGTCCAGGGATCTGCCTCCGAGGCCAGCTCAGAGCCCCAGTCAGAAGAAGAGGAGCTAACAGCCTCCCCAACTCTGCAGGACGCAGGTCTCCCCTTGGTCCAGGGATCTGCATCTGAGGCCAGCTCAGAGCCCCACTCAGAAGAGGAGCTGacagcctccccacccctgcaggaCGCAGGTCTCCCCTTCGTCCAGGGATCTGCCTCCGAGGCCAGCTCAGAGCCCCAATCAGAAGAGGAGCTGACAGCATCCCCAACTCTGCAGGATGCAGGTCTCCCCTTGGTCCAGGGATCTGCCTCCAAGGCCAGCCCTGAGCTCCAGTCAGAAGTGACAGCATCCCCACCCCTGCAGGTTGCTGGTCTCCCCTTGGTCCAGGGATCTGCCTCTGATGCCAGCTCAGAGCCCCAGTCAGAAGAAGAGGAGCTGACAGCATCTTCACATCTGCAGGATGCAGGTCTCCCCTTGGTCCAGGGATCTGCCTCCGAGGCCAGCCCTGAATCCCAGTCAGAAGAAGATCTCACAGCCTCCTCACCCCTGAAGGACGCGGGTCTCCCCTTGGTCCAGGGATCAGCCTTCGAGGCCAGCCCGGAGCCCCACTCAGAAGAAGAAGATCTCacagcctccccacccctgcaggaCACAGGTCTCCCCTTGGTCCAGGGATCAGCCTTCAAGGCCAGCCCGGAGCCCCACTCAGAAGAAGAAGATCTCacagcctccccacccctgcaggaCGCAGGTCTCCCCTTCGTCCAGGGATCTGCCTCCGAGGCCAGCTCAGAGCCCCAGTCAGAAGAGGAGCTGACAGCATTGCCAACTCTGCAGGACGCAGGTCTCCCCTTGGTCCAGGGATCTGCGTCCAAGGCCAGCCCTGAGCCCCAGTCAGAAGATCTCacagcctccccacccctgcaggaCGCAGGTCTCCCCTTCGTCCAGGGATCAGCCTCTGAGACCAGCCCGGAGCCCCACTCAGAAGAGGAGCTGacagcctccccacccctgcaggaCACAGGTCTCCCCTTGGTCCAGGGATCAGCCTCTGAGGCCAGCCTGGAGCCCCACTCAGAAGAGGAGCTGACAGCCTCCTCACCCCTGCAGGATGCAGGTCTCCCCTTGGTCCAGGGATCAGCCTCCGAGGCCAGCCCGGAGCCCCACTCAGAAGAAGAGGAGCTGATAGCCTTCCCGCCCCAGCAGGATGCAGGTCTCCCCTCCAGTCAAGTATCTGCCACCAGTGCCAGCCCTCAAGCCCTGATGACTGACACAGGCTGTACCCAAAAGACAGAGCCCACAACCACTGCAGCccataggaaaggaagaaagacccTGGGACTGAGGCCAGCGCCTGAGGAAAGAGACCCAGACCACACTGGAGGATCAGACTCTCTGGCCTTGGATCAGATACATCTGGGTGGCCCAGACCTACCTGCAGATGCTCGGACACCCTTGGAGGGAGATGCAGGCCCCTCCAAGCCTGCCACAGAGATCCCAGACACACCTAAGCCTTTCACAGCCGCCCAAGGTCCCCCAAAGCCTGACTCCAGCGGGGAGGAAGTAGCCGAGGGCATTTTGGCACCTGAGCAGGAAGCCTGTCATGATATCTGTGCACATGGGGGTGATGGAGCTGAGTCCAGCTCACCCCCAAAGGTGGCCCTGGGGGTTGAGCACCAGGGGCATGAGGCCCTAAAGCCAGTGGTTCATGGCCCAGGGGTGTGTCCTACTGCCAGCCTAGAGGTTGGCCAGTTGGGGCCCCCAAGCccagtggaggagggaagggccacTCTTGGGCACAGGCTTCCCATGGCTGTGGGCtcagaggctgggctgggctccTGCTCACAGTCTCCTTCAAGAGCTGTGCCCAGGCTGGGAGGGCACTGTGCCAAAGATCCTGCCCCAACATCTCCACTGCCCTTGAGGCAGCCAAAGCCTGTGCTGGGCCCGGGCAAGGGAGAGCGGGCTCAGGCAGCACTTGGAGTCCTTGGCCCCTCCCCACTGCAGCCTCCAGAAAGCCCCATAGGGGGCCTGCCCAGTGCACCCCAAGACAGGATCCAGGGCCCTGAGCCCCCCGCTCCTGGTATCCTCATGGAGGCAGTCCCAACCCCCCTGGcatcccctgccccctgcccttgCCGGGGCCCCCGGGAAGACTTGGTGGAGGGCGCGGAGCCCCTGGGTTCTCCGAGCCACCCACCACCTCGGCCAAGAGCCCAGCGGGCGGTGGCCGCCTCCTCAGGGATCACAAACCCCCCTGGGGCTGGGCAGGtcagcctcccaccccaccccaccctcctcagCCCCAAGGCAGCCCCCAAGAGGGGTACCCATGCCAAAGACCCGGCCTCGAGGCTCTCGCCCCCTCGCCAAGTGCCTCCTGGCTCTGGGCCCCGGAGCCCAGCCGGCCCTCGAGGGCTCCCAGCCACCGAGCAGCAGGATGACGGTGACAGTTTGGAGGAAG ACTCACCCCGCGCTCTGGGCTCTGGCCAGCACTCGGACAGCCACGGGGAGTCGTCAGCTGAGCTGGAGGAGCAGGACCTCCCAGGACCACAGACTGCACAGTGCCCAGCCCAG GCACCAGCCGGCAGCGGGAGCGAGGAGACGGTTGCCAAAGCCAAGCAGAGTCGCAGTGAGAAGAAGGCCCGAAAG GCGATGTCCAAGCTGGGCTTACGACAGATCCAGGGGGTCACCAGGATCACCATCCAGAAGTCCAAGAACATCCTCTTTGTCATTGCCAAGCCCGATGTCTTTAAGAGCCCAGCCTCAGACACCTACGTGGTCTTCGGCGAGGCCAAG ATCGAGGACCTGTCGCAGCAGGTGCACAGAGCTGCGGCTGAGAAGTTCAAAGTGCCCTCGGAGCCCTCCGCCCTGGTGCCCGAGTCAGCACCTGGGCCGAGGGTGAGACCCGAgtgcgaggaggaggaggaggaggaagacgagGAGGAG GTGGATGAGGCAGGACTGGAGCTGCGGGACATTGAGCTGGTGATGGCGCAGGCCAACGTGTCAAGGGCCAAGGCTGTGCGGGCCCTGAGGGACAACCAGAGTGACATCGTCAACGCCATCATG GAGCTGACAATGTAG